A region of Culicoides brevitarsis isolate CSIRO-B50_1 chromosome 1, AGI_CSIRO_Cbre_v1, whole genome shotgun sequence DNA encodes the following proteins:
- the LOC134828103 gene encoding uncharacterized protein LOC134828103, protein MAKFYAFLLALAMPTAFAQHSSAPIKAFTINQQLPLIGATGGSHYRHYDQQTQGAQDRSISTTYHGNYFGNKISATLPKTLGEDLSGETLPVISSSSLGSHATSQGASHETFGDFGGGSYFGNKLYNGFLETQKICPVEKYALDGEGVIEYHSSLPKMGQFTLCAWMRFTNHSGDHTIFTYSVKGEPREIQLWIANANKQSFISMSVHGQSLFRLNYPLKMFEWHHMCGSWNGKTGEWQLWVKAERVGRGFHNRLINHELDAHGVAFSGGPSITGPVADGHHFEITMVQLYKVALSAGKAHRDHKHHHVHHFDHNGPIEPTTAAPTPAPQPAQPMNSLLISGQFPQRVPLNLAMPQQQATITNSFTNGQLNAGSRLLQEQFITIAQQQQQQQHLPLQYQSHALGPQTKLSKRRAQKREISKKLTKRGLVMLKDGSIVDDSLLNVPGLFDGLTKFGVPEFKEDAMQKTQNDLEDEIKEHDREPAEGEVQAVMSLCSKCQAEPFQGAILLSWRDLQTSTKGALKALSTGSCGDF, encoded by the exons atggcaaaaTTTTACGCATTTCTACTGGCGTTGGCGATGCCAACAGCCTTCGCGCAACACTCATCGGCGCCAATTAAGGCCTTTACAATCAACCAACAACTCCCTCTAATTGGAGCTACAGGAGGTTCCCATTATCGCCATTACGATCAACAAACACAAGGCGCGCAAGATCGTTCCATCAGCACAACATATCACGGCAACTACTTCGGAAACAAAATTTCCGCTACCCTCCCCAAGACCCTTGGCGAAGATTTATCAGGCGAAACTTTGCCCGTAATCTCGTCATCGTCTCTCGGATCTCATGCCACTTCTCAAGGCGCATCTCACGAGACTTTCGGAGATTTCGGGGGCGGCAGTTACTTTGGCAACAAATTGTACAACGGATTTTTGGAAACT CAAAAAATTTGCCCTGTCGAAAAGTATGCGCTCGATGGCGAAGGCGTTATTGAATATCATTCATCATTGCCGAAAATGGGGCAATTTACTTTGTGCGCTTGGATGCGTTTCACCAATCACTCCGGGGATCACACAATTTTCACATATTCtg tcaagGGTGAACCACGCGAAATCCAATTATGGATTGCCAACGCCAACAAGCAAAGTTTCATCTCAATGTCAGTTCATGGGCAAAGTCTCTTCCGTCTGAACTACCCGCTCAAGATGTTCGAGTGGCATCACATGTGCGGCTCGTGGAACGGCAAAACCGGCGAATGGCAATTGTGGGTGAAGGCGGAACGTGTTGGTCGCGGTTTCCACAATCGG ttaATTAATCACGAACTCGATGCTCATGGTGTCGCATTCTCCGGAGGTCCATCAATTACGGGTCCCGTTGCCGATGGACATCACTTTGAAATCACCATGGTACAATTGTACAAAGTTGCCTTGAGTGCCGGCAAAGCGCATCGCGATCACAAACATCATCACGTGCATCATTTCGATCACAATGGACCAATTGAGCCAACTACTGCTGCGCCAACGCCCGCTccg caacCTGCCCAACCAATGAATTCGTTGCTCATTAGTGGACAATTTCCCCAACGTGTTCCGTTAAATTTGGCGATGCCACAACAACAAGCGACAATTACAAACAGCTTCACGAACGGTCAATTGAATGCCGGTTCGCGTTTATTGCAGGAACAATTTATCACGATCGcccaacagcaacaacaacaacaacaccttCCCTTGCAATACCAAAGTCATGCCTTGGGACCTCAAACTAA ACTTTCTAAGCGTCGCGCTCAAAAACgtgaaatttccaaaaaattaacgaaacgCGGTTTGGTAATGCTCAAAGACGGCAGCATCGTCGATGACAGTCTCCTAAATGTACCGGGACTCTTTGATGGATTAACGAAATTCGGCGTACCAGAATTTAAAGAAGACGCGATGCAAAAAACCCAAAATGATTTGGAAGACGAGATCAAGGAACACGATCGGGAACCCGCTGAAGGGGAAGTTCAGGCAGTCATGAGTTTGTGTAGCAAATGCCAAGCTGAACCCTTCCAAGGAGCGATTTTATTGTCATGGAGAGACTTGCAAACGAGCACAAAAGGCGCCTTAAAAGCCCTCAGTACAGGCTCGTGCGGCGATTtttag